One Apodemus sylvaticus chromosome 23, mApoSyl1.1, whole genome shotgun sequence genomic window carries:
- the LOC127673743 gene encoding sperm motility kinase Y-like, giving the protein MSVDEPTGSVSLCGKTSSGSWSSCSSQDTWNYSGGSISSDSIPTHSEEELPPISFEPHISEEEDFYSQYKVLRTIGQGSNAKVLLAQHRLTGTPVAIKVLEKGKQWFQSAMMEANIMRTLNHPNIISLLQVIETKKSIYLVMEFVEGQQLYQHIKNSGHIEEDEARKIFKQVIAAVSYCHEHGIVHRDLKPDNILIDNNGKIKIIDFGLSTKVKPGQMLSQHCGSYSFGAPEFFLGKRYDGTKSDSWTLGVVLYFMIVGKVPFDSVIIHELQRQVVAGVYPAPCGVSQELEDLLSLLLTIHPTYRPTPMEVMLHPWFKGDWKMFPNPCKDLIPARADPTIVQAMEYLGFRAQDILESLRKQKYNQAMACYTLLKGQALQRHVYSTVTQTVSPVAAPFPTIEAAAAFTLGMKTSRSAPILGPLVSPSYTGQESTYGQKARQRAGRTSTGPGFLHLRPLQWKPTEDQQHIFAMSVPCINTTTRITENSSNSIPEDNPLSHSASENKPIPSRARAHPRGFRGWAKRVRNAMRRLCCCFTGGNQSRRRQHRVSPQK; this is encoded by the exons ATGTCTGTGGATGAGCCCACAggatctgtgagcctctgtgggaagacatctagtggttcctggagcagctgcagcagccaggacacatggAACTACAGTGGAG gtAGCATTAGTAGTGATTCAATACCTACACATAGTGAGGAGGAGTTACCACCAATCAGCTTCGAGCCCCATATCTCTGAGGAGGAAGACTTCTACTCCCAATACAAAGTCTTGAGGACCATCGGGCAAGGGAGTAACGCCAAGGTCCTCCTGGCCCAACACCGGCTCACAGGCACACCTGTGGCCATCAAAGTTCTTGAAAAGGGCAAGCAGTGGTTCCAGTCAGCCATGATGGAGGCCAATATAATGAGAACACTCAACCATCCCAACATCATCTCACTTCTACAAGTGAttgaaaccaaaaaaagcatataCCTGGTAATGGAATTTGTTGAAGGACAACAACTCTACCAACACATCAAAAATTCTGGCCACATAGAGGAGGACGAGGCCCggaaaatatttaaacaagtAATCGCTGCAGTGAGCTACTGCCATGAACATGGTATCGTGCACAGGGACCTGAAACCTGATAACATCCTGATCGATAACaatggaaaaatcaaaataatcgaCTTTGGCCTTAGTACCAAAGTCAAACCTGGTCAAATGCTCAGTCAGCACTGTGGTTCCTACTCTTTTGGTGCCCCAGAATTCTTCCTCGGTAAAAGATACGATGGTACCAAAAGCGACTCGTGGACCTTAGGTGTGGTCCTCTATTTCATGATTGTCGGGAAGGTGCCTTTTGATTCTGTGATCATCCACGAACTGCAAAGACAAGTTGTGGCAGGAGTATATCCTGCCCCCTGTGGGGTCTCACAAGAACTAGAGGACTTGCTTAGTCTATTACTGACCATCCACCCTACATATAGGCCCACACCCATGGAGGTGATGCTGCACCCCTGGTTTAAAGGGGACTGGAAGATGTTCCCAAATCCCTGTAAGGATCTAATCCCTGCCAGGGCAGACCCTACCATTGTCcaagccatggaatatcttggcttccgAGCTCAAGACATTCTCGAGTCACTACGTAAACAGAAATATAACCAAGCCATGGCTTGCTATACTTTACTAAAAGGACAGGCTCTCCAGAGACATGTCTACTCAACAGTGACTCAGACAGTGAGTCCAGTGGCAGCCCCATTCCCGACCATtgaggctgctgctgcttttaCTTTAGGGATGAAGACAAGCAGAAGTGCTCCTATACTTGGCCCATTGGTCTCACCATCCTACACTGGTCAAGAGTCTACCTATGGCCAGAAGGCTAGGCAAAGAGCAGGAAGAACATCCACTGGGCCTGGTTTTCTTCATTTGCGGCCACTCCAGTGGAAACCCACAGAGGACCAACAACATATATTTGCCATGAGTGTCCCCTGTATTAACACAACAACCAGAATCACTGAAAACAGCAGCAATTCGATCCCAGAAGACAATCCCCTCTCCCACAGTGCCTCAGAGAATAAGCCCATCCCCAGCAGAGCCAGGGCCCATCCCCGAGGCTTCAGGGGATGGGCCAAGAGGGTACGAAATGCCATGAGGAGACTCTGTTGCTGCTTTACAGGAGGAAATCAATCTCGCCGCAGGCAGCACAGAGTCTCCCCCCAGAAATGA